In Janthinobacterium agaricidamnosum NBRC 102515 = DSM 9628, the DNA window GATGGCATCGCCGACGACGCTTATTTTTACTTTGTGCACAGTTATTTTGCCCAGCCGGAGATTGCCGCCCACACGGTCGGACAAACCGTGTACGGCGCGCCGTTCAGTTGCGCGGTGGCGCGCGACAATATTTTCGCGACCCAGTTCCACCCGGAAAAAAGTGCCGCCGCCGGTTTGCAGTTGTACAAGAATTTCGTCCACTGGCAACCTTGAGTTTGCCAAAACACACCATCCGCTTTTCACCTACTTTGATTAAAACCTGACCATGCTGCTTATTCCTGCCATCGACCTGAAAGACGGTCACTGCGTACGCCTGAAACAAGGCGATATGGAACTCGCCACCGTATTTTCCGAAGACCCTGCCGACATGGCGCGCCATTGGCTGATGCAAGGCGCGCGGCGTTTGCACCTGGTCGATTTGAACGGCGCGTTCGCCGGCAAGCCGAAAAATGAAGGCGCCGTCAAATCGATCTTGAAAGCGGTGCAGGATTTTGCGCTGGAAAACGATATCGATGAAATCCCGGTGCAACTGGGCGGCGGCATCCGCGACCTCGACACCATCGAGCGCTACCTGGACGACGGCATCAGCTACATCATCATCGGCACCGCGGCCGTCAAAAGCCCGGGTTTCCTGCACGACGCCTGCGGCGCCTTCCCCGGCCACATCATCGTCGGCCTGGACGCCAAGGATGGCAAGGTCGCCACTGATGGCTGGAGCAAGATGTCGGGCCATGAAGTGATCGACCTGGCCAAGAAATTCGAAGCTTACGGCGTGGAATCGATTGTCTACACCGACATCGGCCGCGACGGCATGATGGGCGGCATCAATATCGACGCCACCGTCAAGCTGGCGCAAGCGGTGCGCATACCGATCATCGCGTCCGGCGGCCTGCATAACCTGGGCGACGTGGAAGCGTTGTGCGCGGTGCAAGCCGAAGGCATCGAAGGCGTCATCTGCGGCCGTTCGATCTACGAAGGCACGATCGACCTGGGCGCGGCGCAACTGCGCGCCGATGAATTGACCGACGCCGCCGAATAACAGCCGCCCGGCATGGTTTTCCGGGGCGCCGGCACAGCCGCGTCCCGGCTCTATATTGGTAATCACATGCTTGCTAAACGAATTATTCCCTGCCTCGACGTGACCAATGGCCGCGTCGTCAAAGGCGTCAATTTCACCGAGTTGCGCGACGCCGGCGATCCGGTCGAGATCGCCCGCCGCTATGACGAGCAAGGCGCCGACGAGCTGACCTTCCTCGACATCACCGCATCGAGCGACAACCGCGGCCTGATCTTCGACATCATCGAAGCGGTCGCCTCGCAAGTATTCATCCCGCTGACGGTCGGCGGCGGCGTGCGGGTGGTCGAAGACGTGCGCCGTTTATTGAATGCCGGCGCCGACAAGGTCAGCATCAACACCTCGGCGGTGACCAATCCGCAACTGGTGTACGAAGCGTCGCAAAAGCACGGTTCGCAATGCATCGTCGTCGCGATCGACGCCAAGCAAGTCTCGCCCGGCAAATGGGAAGTGTTCACCCACGGCGGCCGCAACGCCACCGGGCTGGACGCGTTTGAATGGGCGAAAAAGATGGAAACGCTGGGCGCCGGCGAGATCTTGCTGACCAGCATGGACCGCGACGGCACCAAGTCCGGCTTCGACCTGGGCTTGACGCGCGGCGTGTCCGACGCGGTCGGCATCCCGGTGATCGCCTCGGGCGGGGTCGGCGGCTTGCAAGACTTGGCCGATGGGATCAAGATAGGCAAGGCGGACGCGGTGTTGGCCGCCAGTATCTTCCACTATGGCCAGCATACGGTGCAGGAAGCCAAGCGTTTCATGGCGCAACAGGGCATCCCGATGCGCCTGGTGTAAGTTTGATCAGTACAGGAATAGAAATGCAAATGTCGAATGGAACTGTAGTGGCCAGTAATGCAAAATGGCTCAAGAAGGTCAAATGGGATGAACACGGCCTGGTGCCGGTGATCGCCCAGGAAGCAGGCAGCAACGATGTGCTGATGTTCGCGTGGATGAACCGCGACGCGCTGGCGC includes these proteins:
- the hisA gene encoding 1-(5-phosphoribosyl)-5-[(5-phosphoribosylamino)methylideneamino]imidazole-4-carboxamide isomerase is translated as MLLIPAIDLKDGHCVRLKQGDMELATVFSEDPADMARHWLMQGARRLHLVDLNGAFAGKPKNEGAVKSILKAVQDFALENDIDEIPVQLGGGIRDLDTIERYLDDGISYIIIGTAAVKSPGFLHDACGAFPGHIIVGLDAKDGKVATDGWSKMSGHEVIDLAKKFEAYGVESIVYTDIGRDGMMGGINIDATVKLAQAVRIPIIASGGLHNLGDVEALCAVQAEGIEGVICGRSIYEGTIDLGAAQLRADELTDAAE
- the hisF gene encoding imidazole glycerol phosphate synthase subunit HisF, whose protein sequence is MLAKRIIPCLDVTNGRVVKGVNFTELRDAGDPVEIARRYDEQGADELTFLDITASSDNRGLIFDIIEAVASQVFIPLTVGGGVRVVEDVRRLLNAGADKVSINTSAVTNPQLVYEASQKHGSQCIVVAIDAKQVSPGKWEVFTHGGRNATGLDAFEWAKKMETLGAGEILLTSMDRDGTKSGFDLGLTRGVSDAVGIPVIASGGVGGLQDLADGIKIGKADAVLAASIFHYGQHTVQEAKRFMAQQGIPMRLV